Proteins from a genomic interval of Leptospira bandrabouensis:
- a CDS encoding chemotaxis protein CheD, with protein MEAPKKVIDRFLNPGEIFFGGPEFRVRTLLGSCVSIILWHPNRHIGGMCHYLLPSPAEIHSEKTHKYGIDAVSFFLNEIKKHNSKPNEYFAKVFGGSNMFLHEEREILKDNSNSHVGARNSEFAKKILGENEIKIISEDTGGNLSRKIYFTVWDGEVWVEKK; from the coding sequence ATGGAAGCACCGAAGAAAGTAATAGACCGTTTTTTAAATCCGGGAGAAATTTTCTTCGGTGGCCCCGAATTTAGAGTTAGAACTTTACTTGGATCCTGTGTTTCTATTATTTTATGGCATCCGAATCGGCATATAGGGGGGATGTGCCATTACCTACTCCCCTCACCTGCCGAAATTCACTCAGAAAAAACTCATAAATATGGGATTGATGCCGTATCCTTTTTTTTAAACGAAATAAAGAAACACAATTCAAAACCTAATGAATATTTTGCGAAAGTTTTTGGTGGTTCTAATATGTTTCTTCATGAAGAAAGAGAAATTTTAAAAGACAATTCAAATTCTCATGTGGGAGCGAGGAATTCAGAATTTGCAAAAAAAATTTTAGGTGAAAATGAAATTAAAATAATTTCTGAAGATACCGGAGGAAACTTATCTCGAAAGATATATTTCACCGTCTGGGATGGCGAAGTTTGGGTAGAAAAAAAGTAA
- a CDS encoding response regulator, which produces MVESNVNPNPIPSPARAKERLRRPKEPILIIEDKKENQVLLEAICKRIGMETAIACDGKVALEMAAKQPYSLYLVDLMMPVLDGKSFILEQKKREPNAVFVVQTAIDQTEEIIEIMKLGVYDYLLKPLHIEIVSDRLEKALEYVYLKRMESLLIDEESKELKSQLEWLNYKESHRKTNEINSELHSILNLKTTLMQGSGLGAMSTIIDSIQQMKIDSGKDYLINKEFWDLLYENHEHNMSMMKGLDLAVDVIQKETTLIRTKSETLLQLLPTLVNTFSEEIEEKELKVNLPVIKQSVYLDLDMETIKLALYEVITNGLKYSKRKSHFDVFVTFVDGYFCLSAKNNIIEDEYAKQLTHSEKNLVEPFYRIHPPVESFYSKEKFSLGLGLSMVEFILHRHNGMFFIRNAIDHTTEVKADCIIAEIFLPIQNTKENKYE; this is translated from the coding sequence ATGGTGGAATCGAACGTAAATCCAAATCCAATCCCCTCTCCGGCTCGGGCCAAGGAACGTTTAAGGCGTCCCAAAGAACCAATCCTTATCATTGAGGACAAAAAGGAAAACCAGGTTCTATTAGAGGCAATTTGCAAACGAATCGGCATGGAAACCGCCATTGCCTGCGATGGAAAAGTAGCTTTAGAAATGGCAGCCAAACAACCATATAGCTTATATTTGGTGGACTTGATGATGCCAGTTCTTGACGGAAAGTCATTCATTTTAGAACAGAAAAAAAGAGAACCTAATGCAGTTTTCGTTGTCCAAACCGCCATTGACCAAACAGAAGAAATCATAGAAATCATGAAGTTAGGAGTTTATGATTACCTTTTGAAACCTCTTCATATCGAAATTGTGTCAGATCGTTTGGAAAAAGCATTAGAATACGTCTATTTAAAGAGGATGGAATCTCTCCTAATTGATGAGGAATCAAAAGAATTAAAAAGCCAATTGGAATGGCTGAATTATAAAGAATCACACCGGAAAACAAACGAAATCAATTCAGAGCTCCATTCAATTCTAAATTTAAAGACCACTTTAATGCAAGGCTCTGGGCTTGGCGCCATGTCGACTATAATCGATTCAATCCAACAAATGAAAATAGATTCTGGCAAGGATTACCTAATTAATAAAGAATTTTGGGATTTATTGTATGAGAACCATGAGCACAACATGAGCATGATGAAAGGATTGGATCTTGCTGTTGATGTGATTCAAAAGGAAACTACCCTAATCAGAACAAAAAGTGAAACCCTACTTCAGCTTCTTCCCACACTCGTAAATACGTTTAGCGAGGAAATAGAAGAAAAAGAATTAAAAGTGAATCTTCCTGTTATTAAACAATCTGTTTATTTAGATCTCGACATGGAGACTATAAAATTAGCCCTTTATGAAGTCATTACAAACGGATTAAAGTATTCCAAAAGAAAATCTCATTTTGATGTTTTTGTAACATTCGTAGATGGATATTTTTGTTTATCTGCAAAAAACAACATTATTGAAGACGAATATGCGAAACAGCTAACTCATTCTGAAAAAAATCTCGTTGAGCCATTTTACCGAATCCATCCACCTGTTGAAAGTTTTTATTCCAAAGAAAAATTCAGTTTAGGTCTTGGCCTTTCAATGGTAGAATTCATACTTCATCGGCACAACGGAATGTTTTTTATTAGAAACGCAATCGATCACACAACCGAAGTGAAAGCTGACTGCATCATTGCAGAAATATTTTTGCCAATCCAAAACACAAAGGAAAATAAATATGAATAG
- a CDS encoding STAS domain-containing protein, whose amino-acid sequence MEPVQNLKETNSSFEVTWNGYLTVPFIKEWKKQSEIWTVSSQGKNIELDLNGIERVDSAGIQLLIFLKNLSQKNHFSIKLKNHSLPILKILDLLGLVSFFGDRVKVKKEHSNEVEFRYGTRKIN is encoded by the coding sequence ATGGAACCTGTCCAAAATTTAAAGGAAACAAATTCGAGTTTTGAAGTTACTTGGAATGGGTATTTAACAGTACCTTTTATCAAAGAATGGAAAAAACAATCCGAAATTTGGACCGTCTCCTCCCAAGGAAAAAACATAGAATTAGATTTAAATGGAATTGAGAGAGTTGATTCAGCCGGAATTCAACTTTTAATATTTTTAAAAAATTTGAGCCAAAAAAATCATTTTTCGATCAAATTAAAAAATCATTCTCTACCGATTCTAAAGATACTCGATTTACTTGGGCTTGTTAGTTTTTTCGGAGATAGAGTTAAAGTAAAAAAAGAACACTCTAATGAAGTAGAGTTCCGCTACGGCACAAGGAAAATCAATTAA
- a CDS encoding chemotaxis protein CheA produces MDLTEVIDAYLVESEEFLRDMEAILLRTEKSSPTEDDLNAIFRAVHTIKGTAGMFGFDSTVKFTHVVENLLDRLRSHEIPFQQDLTEILLKAKDHLSYLVIEETKGKIPDSKILIGNSIIELMKPFQNPESENSLKKEIHKDNEAVRKSDESQAIVETDRTKNVNNQVDSIPGYLISFRPNRNVFSQGLDPISFIGYLKKLGTIKSLKTITDEIPTNDEFDAESCYLGFEIHFDSEEDINTIRKVFNFIENDSFLHILPPGTPIEYLADLSMQLPEEEILLGNLWKEIDILTNSSLISYFEELKSRKTGIIKNTSQSIIPNTTQETLNQVQENADLNLNLKDQNKSATIKVDSKRIDNLINRVGELVVSCANMNQLISTLEDSILQESSMHTMRLLNEVREISLKLRMVPIGDTFQKYTRTVRDLGKDLGKEINLITEGNETELDRNIVDKLGDPLTHLVRNACDHGLETTEERLRKGKPKLGTIKLNAFHEAGSVAIEITDDGNGIQKGIIWQKGIDKGLVSGPIPESEEEIFKLLFHPGFSTATKVTNVSGRGVGLDVVLKNIESLRGTITVKSTENQGSRFTIRLPLTLAIIDGFLVEVGKNHFIIPMDMVLECLHFTEENKTEANQFFPLRGNLIPYLRLGDYYPTEPSEETSRENIVIVRNGDKKAGIVVERLLGEYQTVIKPMGSVFRHVKGVSGSSILGDGNVALIIDIPSLFERTIAIENEKLYK; encoded by the coding sequence ATGGATTTAACAGAGGTTATAGATGCCTATTTAGTTGAATCTGAAGAATTTCTTCGTGATATGGAGGCAATCCTCCTACGTACAGAAAAGTCTTCACCAACGGAGGATGACTTAAATGCTATTTTTCGAGCAGTGCACACTATCAAAGGTACTGCCGGAATGTTTGGTTTTGATTCCACGGTAAAGTTTACCCATGTAGTAGAAAACCTTTTAGACAGATTACGTTCTCATGAAATACCGTTTCAACAGGATTTAACAGAAATTCTTCTTAAAGCAAAAGATCATCTTTCTTATTTAGTTATCGAAGAAACTAAAGGCAAAATTCCTGATTCAAAAATACTGATCGGTAATTCTATCATCGAATTAATGAAACCTTTCCAAAATCCTGAATCTGAAAATTCTTTAAAAAAGGAAATTCATAAAGATAATGAAGCTGTAAGGAAATCAGATGAATCGCAAGCGATAGTTGAAACAGATAGAACTAAGAATGTAAACAACCAAGTAGATTCTATACCAGGTTACCTGATTTCTTTTCGACCGAATCGGAATGTTTTTTCGCAAGGCCTCGACCCCATTTCCTTTATTGGTTATTTGAAAAAACTAGGAACGATCAAGTCGTTAAAAACAATAACAGATGAAATTCCGACAAACGACGAGTTTGATGCTGAATCTTGTTATTTAGGTTTTGAAATCCATTTTGATTCAGAGGAAGATATAAATACGATTAGGAAAGTTTTTAACTTTATTGAGAACGATTCATTTCTCCATATTTTACCTCCTGGCACTCCAATAGAATATTTAGCAGATCTATCGATGCAACTACCAGAAGAAGAAATCCTTCTAGGTAACCTTTGGAAAGAAATCGACATACTAACAAATTCTAGTTTAATCAGTTACTTCGAGGAGTTAAAATCAAGAAAAACGGGGATTATAAAGAACACCTCCCAATCCATAATACCAAACACTACACAGGAAACCTTAAATCAAGTTCAGGAGAATGCAGATTTAAACCTAAATCTTAAAGATCAAAATAAATCAGCAACGATAAAGGTAGATTCCAAACGAATAGATAATTTGATCAATCGTGTAGGCGAGTTAGTTGTATCTTGCGCTAATATGAATCAACTCATAAGCACCTTGGAAGATTCAATCTTACAAGAGTCGTCAATGCATACGATGCGACTTCTCAACGAAGTACGAGAAATATCTTTAAAACTTAGAATGGTACCAATTGGTGATACCTTTCAAAAATACACAAGAACCGTACGTGACTTAGGAAAGGATCTAGGTAAAGAAATTAATCTGATTACAGAAGGAAATGAAACTGAGCTTGATCGAAACATAGTAGATAAGTTAGGTGATCCCCTTACCCACTTAGTAAGAAATGCTTGCGACCACGGATTAGAAACTACGGAAGAACGCTTAAGAAAAGGAAAACCAAAACTAGGTACTATTAAACTAAATGCCTTCCATGAGGCAGGAAGTGTAGCGATTGAGATTACAGATGATGGAAACGGAATTCAAAAAGGAATAATTTGGCAAAAAGGAATTGATAAAGGTCTTGTATCAGGACCAATACCAGAATCAGAAGAAGAAATATTTAAACTCCTATTCCATCCTGGATTTTCAACTGCAACCAAGGTAACTAACGTATCAGGTAGAGGTGTGGGACTAGATGTTGTCTTAAAAAACATAGAATCCTTACGTGGAACAATCACAGTAAAATCCACAGAAAACCAAGGTAGTCGCTTCACCATTCGCTTACCGCTCACACTTGCGATCATTGATGGTTTTTTAGTAGAAGTAGGAAAAAACCATTTTATAATCCCCATGGACATGGTTTTGGAATGCCTTCACTTTACAGAAGAAAACAAAACCGAAGCCAATCAGTTCTTTCCACTGAGAGGGAATTTAATACCATACCTTCGTTTAGGAGATTATTATCCAACAGAGCCCTCAGAGGAAACTTCCCGTGAAAATATTGTCATAGTCCGCAATGGAGATAAAAAAGCCGGAATCGTCGTAGAACGACTTTTAGGTGAATACCAAACAGTTATCAAACCTATGGGTTCTGTATTTCGACATGTAAAAGGTGTCAGTGGTTCAAGTATCTTAGGAGATGGGAATGTTGCACTCATTATAGACATTCCTTCCCTTTTTGAAAGGACAATCGCTATAGAAAACGAAAAATTATATAAATGA
- a CDS encoding biotin/lipoyl-containing protein: protein MLDKNLKRIQFQESESAWIRSFTVESIKCLIVCRGPVRKETMDVFDAIGVKEYGILLSEKDSIVYPKALAPELRNFRFPENIHRVPDYMGAGKEEKEQRIHQIIGIAKDNGYTHIFAGYGFMAEDAEFIEAIEKTGIIFMGPSSHVAKGAGAKDEAKKLARSLNVSVTPGVDNITALALLRKTGNSKDGLLKVAKENNLNFSFNDSKSLEDNAEDLLQLSYEKTIDITSIPDLQKESSILCEDIWKKYPGKRIRFKYIGGGGGKGQRVISEKSEIDAAVMEILAESKVTAVGSNRNFLIELNIENTRHNEIQLIGNGEWSLSLGGRDCSLQMHEQKLLEISQTVELLQKEADLVRSTNAKKAAILDKDVQTLKDMEHQAEVFGKAIRLNSVSTFECIVEGNSFFFMEVNTRIQVEHRVTEMVYKMKFTNPNDPNDFFYIDSLVEAMAVLSIHGPRVPKPERILRNISGAEVRINATNRALQPHAGGIIQNWSKALPEEIRDDQGICTRNPDTGAFVHYNLAGAYDSNVALLVSYGNSRTENLEILGNILRKTELRGQNLETNLLVHYGLIQWILGKDAMFKPSTAFMISYLAGIGALQSIINDLDLEYLWTEKTKASDADLKKILNKKMTLVIRPMERLLANPHLLGGFLGYFDGKLWTRTGSNVEFNENPIQFLDSLYYYLNLDTTEEKASSEKIWDHDAKLLSEAKDFYTELSKRTGLSSWKELSDALTKGKNPSKSLTDDLWNASVASHNGFQAGLETLLLLPKIGIKSNFFGLDVNADLDGVVPDEFKNKDTRDAFIKMLNPPPKMSGDEIVAPMGGMFYSKEAPNLPPLINEGDHFQAGQPLFIIEVMKMFNKILAPVSGTIVKNLMVDSDGKIVTKAQPIFKIKPDEVLKEESPEEIRARKVKVTKELGLG from the coding sequence ATGTTAGATAAGAATTTAAAACGCATTCAGTTCCAAGAGTCCGAGTCCGCATGGATTCGTTCCTTTACTGTAGAATCGATCAAATGTCTCATTGTTTGCCGTGGTCCTGTTCGAAAGGAAACGATGGATGTATTTGATGCCATTGGTGTGAAAGAATATGGAATTTTATTATCTGAAAAAGATTCCATTGTTTATCCAAAAGCTCTTGCACCAGAACTTCGTAACTTTCGATTCCCAGAAAACATTCACCGAGTTCCTGATTATATGGGAGCGGGGAAAGAAGAGAAAGAACAACGCATTCACCAAATTATTGGTATTGCCAAAGACAATGGATACACTCATATCTTTGCTGGTTACGGATTTATGGCAGAAGATGCGGAATTCATTGAAGCCATTGAAAAAACAGGGATTATTTTTATGGGACCAAGTTCCCATGTTGCCAAAGGTGCCGGTGCCAAAGATGAAGCAAAGAAACTTGCAAGAAGTCTTAATGTATCTGTAACGCCTGGTGTTGATAATATCACAGCTCTTGCTTTACTTCGTAAAACTGGAAATTCAAAAGATGGACTTTTGAAAGTTGCAAAAGAAAACAATCTAAACTTTTCTTTCAACGATTCCAAGTCATTGGAAGACAATGCGGAAGATTTACTCCAACTTTCTTATGAAAAAACCATAGACATCACTTCTATCCCTGATTTACAAAAAGAGTCTTCCATCCTTTGTGAAGATATTTGGAAAAAATATCCGGGCAAACGAATCCGATTCAAATACATCGGTGGTGGTGGTGGAAAGGGACAAAGGGTCATCAGCGAAAAATCAGAAATTGATGCTGCTGTGATGGAAATCCTTGCTGAATCAAAAGTCACTGCGGTTGGTTCGAATAGAAACTTCCTGATCGAACTTAATATCGAAAACACTCGCCACAACGAAATCCAGCTCATCGGTAACGGGGAATGGTCTTTATCACTGGGTGGTCGGGATTGTTCCTTACAAATGCACGAACAAAAACTTTTGGAAATTTCACAAACTGTGGAGTTATTACAAAAAGAAGCAGATCTCGTTCGTTCTACCAATGCCAAAAAAGCTGCCATCCTCGATAAGGATGTCCAAACTTTAAAGGATATGGAACACCAAGCGGAAGTGTTTGGTAAGGCCATTCGTTTGAATTCCGTTTCTACGTTTGAATGTATCGTAGAAGGAAATAGTTTTTTCTTTATGGAAGTTAACACAAGGATCCAGGTGGAGCACCGTGTTACAGAGATGGTGTACAAAATGAAGTTCACCAATCCAAACGACCCGAATGATTTTTTCTATATCGATTCTCTTGTGGAAGCAATGGCAGTTCTTTCCATCCACGGACCAAGAGTTCCAAAACCAGAAAGAATTTTACGAAATATTTCTGGGGCAGAAGTTCGAATCAATGCAACAAACCGAGCTCTCCAACCACATGCGGGTGGGATCATACAAAACTGGTCCAAGGCTCTCCCTGAAGAAATCAGGGACGACCAAGGAATTTGTACTCGTAACCCAGATACAGGCGCTTTTGTACATTATAATCTTGCAGGTGCGTATGATTCAAACGTGGCTCTTCTTGTTTCCTATGGAAATTCAAGAACAGAAAACTTGGAAATTTTAGGAAATATCCTTCGCAAAACAGAACTTAGAGGGCAAAACCTAGAAACCAACTTACTAGTTCACTATGGACTCATCCAATGGATTTTAGGTAAGGACGCGATGTTCAAACCATCCACAGCGTTTATGATTTCCTATTTAGCTGGAATTGGTGCCTTACAATCGATCATTAATGATTTGGATTTAGAATACCTTTGGACAGAAAAAACAAAGGCTTCTGATGCTGATCTAAAGAAAATCCTAAACAAAAAAATGACTCTTGTCATTCGTCCTATGGAACGGCTTCTTGCAAACCCACATCTTCTTGGTGGATTCCTCGGATACTTTGACGGAAAACTTTGGACTCGCACTGGGTCTAATGTAGAATTCAATGAAAACCCAATCCAATTTTTAGATTCTTTGTATTACTATTTGAACCTAGATACAACAGAAGAAAAAGCAAGTTCTGAAAAGATTTGGGATCATGATGCTAAGTTACTGAGTGAAGCAAAAGATTTTTATACTGAACTTTCAAAAAGAACAGGACTAAGTTCATGGAAAGAATTATCAGATGCTTTAACCAAAGGCAAAAATCCTTCCAAGTCTCTCACAGATGATCTTTGGAACGCTTCTGTGGCAAGCCATAATGGGTTTCAAGCTGGTCTTGAAACACTACTCTTACTTCCTAAAATCGGTATCAAATCAAACTTCTTTGGTTTGGATGTGAATGCTGACTTGGACGGGGTAGTGCCTGATGAATTCAAAAACAAAGATACAAGAGATGCCTTTATCAAAATGCTCAATCCTCCACCAAAAATGTCTGGGGATGAAATTGTGGCTCCAATGGGTGGAATGTTCTACTCAAAAGAAGCTCCCAATCTTCCTCCACTGATAAACGAAGGAGATCATTTCCAAGCAGGGCAACCTCTTTTTATCATTGAAGTCATGAAGATGTTTAACAAAATCCTGGCTCCAGTGAGTGGAACCATTGTTAAAAACTTAATGGTGGATTCGGATGGAAAAATTGTGACTAAAGCACAACCTATCTTTAAAATCAAACCAGATGAGGTTTTAAAGGAAGAGTCTCCTGAAGAAATTCGGGCAAGAAAAGTAAAGGTAACAAAAGAACTGGGTCTCGGCTAA
- a CDS encoding chemotaxis protein CheW → MQELQYLTFQISEELFGLGILYIKEIIEYESVTHVPMMPEYIPGVINLRGNVVPVIDLNMRFYRRKTETNRKTCIIITEIKLENEIVDVGLLVDAVNEVVDIPPESIEEPPSFGSKIRLDFIQGLGKLENKFVIILKVNQILELSEIQAIHETSTNVT, encoded by the coding sequence ATGCAGGAACTCCAATACTTAACCTTCCAGATTTCCGAGGAACTCTTTGGCTTGGGAATCTTATATATCAAAGAAATCATTGAATATGAATCAGTGACTCATGTTCCTATGATGCCGGAATACATCCCAGGAGTCATCAATCTCCGCGGCAATGTAGTTCCAGTGATTGATCTCAATATGAGGTTCTACAGAAGAAAAACAGAAACCAATCGCAAAACCTGTATCATCATTACAGAAATCAAATTGGAAAACGAAATTGTGGATGTAGGACTTCTTGTAGATGCAGTAAATGAAGTGGTAGACATACCACCCGAATCTATAGAAGAACCTCCTAGTTTTGGCTCCAAGATCCGATTGGATTTCATCCAAGGTCTTGGAAAATTAGAGAATAAATTTGTGATCATCTTAAAAGTGAACCAAATTTTGGAACTTTCCGAAATACAAGCAATCCATGAAACATCCACTAATGTTACTTAA
- a CDS encoding response regulator has translation MNRKILIIDDSAVFRKIISVHLKNANFELIEAGDGLEGLKKLESNEVDLIVSDMNMPNMDGISFIKKVKENSKYKFTPIIMLTTESQPEKKQQGMDAGAKAWLTKPFSPEELLDTISKLLP, from the coding sequence ATGAATAGAAAGATCTTGATCATTGATGACTCTGCGGTTTTCCGCAAAATCATTTCAGTGCATCTAAAAAATGCAAATTTTGAATTGATAGAAGCAGGCGATGGACTGGAAGGTTTAAAAAAATTGGAATCTAATGAAGTAGATTTGATTGTTTCTGACATGAATATGCCTAATATGGATGGAATTAGTTTCATCAAAAAGGTCAAAGAAAATTCAAAATATAAATTCACACCGATCATTATGTTAACTACGGAATCTCAACCGGAAAAAAAGCAACAAGGAATGGACGCCGGCGCCAAAGCCTGGCTCACTAAACCATTTTCACCGGAAGAGTTATTAGATACTATTTCGAAATTATTACCTTAA
- a CDS encoding protein-glutamate methylesterase/protein-glutamine glutaminase, protein MKKIKVFVIDDSAVVRQVLTEIFKSDSNFEFLGSASDPIFALDKMNNQWPDVIVLDIEMPRMDGLSFLKKIMQERPTPVVICSTLTTEGSDTAMIAMSLGACDIITKPKIGLKDFLNESIVELTDAVLAAASVSLKTLPLFSNQKQFTNKSDKKQDISQLQATEKIVAIGTSTGGTIALEQVLTKLPRDKTPGIVIVQHMPEKFTEAFAKRLDSICEINVKEAKDGDRVVRGLALIAPGNQHMTVKRSGAQYFVEVTDGPLVNRHKPSVDVLFRSVARQAGKNSKGIIMTGMGDDGASGLLEMKEAGADTIAQNEETSVVFGMPKEAIKRGGVNHILPLNEIYKTIVGYG, encoded by the coding sequence ATGAAGAAAATAAAAGTATTTGTAATTGATGATTCTGCTGTCGTTAGACAAGTATTAACCGAAATTTTCAAATCAGATTCTAATTTCGAATTTTTGGGAAGTGCCTCTGACCCCATTTTTGCCTTAGATAAAATGAATAATCAATGGCCAGATGTCATTGTTTTGGATATCGAAATGCCAAGGATGGATGGTTTGTCTTTTTTAAAAAAGATCATGCAAGAAAGGCCAACTCCTGTTGTGATTTGTTCTACATTAACTACTGAAGGTTCTGATACTGCGATGATTGCCATGAGCCTTGGTGCTTGCGATATCATTACAAAACCTAAAATTGGATTAAAAGATTTTTTAAATGAAAGTATAGTTGAACTCACAGATGCCGTACTGGCAGCAGCATCTGTTTCTTTAAAAACACTTCCCTTATTTTCTAATCAAAAACAATTCACTAACAAATCTGACAAAAAACAAGATATCTCCCAACTCCAAGCCACGGAAAAAATTGTTGCGATTGGAACTTCCACAGGAGGAACCATAGCGTTAGAACAAGTTCTCACCAAACTTCCCAGAGATAAAACACCAGGCATAGTCATCGTCCAACATATGCCTGAAAAATTTACCGAAGCATTTGCAAAACGTCTGGATTCCATTTGCGAAATTAACGTTAAAGAGGCGAAAGATGGGGACCGTGTCGTTAGGGGCCTTGCTCTCATTGCTCCAGGAAATCAACATATGACAGTGAAACGTTCAGGCGCTCAATACTTTGTTGAAGTCACAGATGGCCCTCTTGTCAATCGCCACAAACCTTCCGTTGATGTATTATTTCGTTCTGTCGCAAGGCAAGCGGGTAAAAATTCCAAAGGAATCATTATGACAGGTATGGGTGATGATGGTGCTTCTGGACTTTTGGAAATGAAAGAAGCTGGGGCAGATACGATTGCCCAAAATGAAGAAACTTCTGTTGTGTTTGGAATGCCAAAAGAAGCGATTAAGAGAGGAGGTGTGAACCACATCCTCCCTCTTAATGAAATTTACAAAACAATTGTGGGTTACGGTTGA